The Acidobacteriota bacterium genome segment ATCGAGTCGAAGACGGTTTCGGTAGCCGGCTTACGCGTCGCGGGCCTTAGCGTTAGGACCCAGGTCAGCGGACGCGAGGACGAGTACAAGGGAAAAGTGAGCCTGACGTCGACCGGGATCAGCGGAGCAGGTTTGACCACCAGCTCGATTACGTTTACAGACTCAGTGAAGGGTAAGGCGGGCGACTTCGATGTGACCGGCTTGTTGAACCTCGCATCGCTCAAGAGCGGGCAGGTGACGATGAATTCCCTCAAGGGCGCGCTCTCCTTTGATCGCGACAAAGTGAATTTGTCCAGGTTCACGGCGGGAACTTTAGGCGGAAGCATCTCGGGCTCGGCGACGCTTGCCTACGGCGGCGGCTCATCCCGCGTCGATGCCGAGTTCAAGTCAATTGACCTCGATCAGGTTGCCACGCTCGCGTCTGCAAAAGACGTTACGGTGAGAGGCACTGCCAACGGAAGCGCTCAACTCACGTTTCCGCGTTTAGACTACAAAGCCGCGACCGGCAAGATAGCGGCAACGTTCGATGCGGCCGTCTCGCCTTCGGAGAAACAGGGAGATGCCTCGCCCGCCCAGGGAGAGATCAGTCTGGTGGCCACGGGCCGCGGCGGTTTGAGAATCGAACGCGCATACGTTCGCTCGAATCAAAGCGATCTGACGTTGGCTGGCGCGGTCGATTGGGATGGCGCCGGATCGCTGGACGTCAACTTCAAATCCGCGGACATGTCCGAAGTCCAGCGCGCGATAGACGCCTTTGGTCTGATACCTGACGACTTGAAGGAACAATACGAGATCGCGCTAGCGGGCGAAGGCGAGTTCAAAGGCCGGGTGGAAGGCAAATTTTCCGCGCCAGGCGTATCGGGCCACCTCAAGCTCGCAAGCATAAAATCGCACGACGAAGAAACCGGTTCATTTGAAGGCGACCTCGTCTACACGCCCTCGCTGGTTCGCGTGGACAACGCCGCGCTCGTGCGTCCGGACGGTTCCCGCGCTGACTTCAGCGTGAACGCGCCGCTCCCTGCCAAAGACAACATCGCGATCAAAGCCAACGTGCAGAACTTCGATCTGGCTGCGATCCTGAACGCGATCTCGCCGGGGCTTAAAGACTTCGTGAGCCGGGGAGTTGTCAACGGCACGGTAGACCTCAAAGGATTGCCCGGTCCCCGCACCGTCGAGGGCACTGCTAAGCTGACTCTTGCCGGAGCCGAGTTCAATCCGGCCCAGGAGGAAGGAGAAGAGGTCAAAAAGATTTCGGTGTCCGAGTTCACCGGAGACATCACTCTGTCAAACAGCGTAGTCAGCGTGCAGAACCTGAAGATGATTGTCGGTGACAGCCAGATCGTAGGACAGGGAAGCTACAACCTGGACACCTACGAATACTCGATCAACGCCGACGGTAAGAACATCGACCTCGCTCAGCTCTCTGATGCCGCCGGCAGTGTTGCGCTCACCGGCAAAGCGGACGTGAACGTTGTGGGACAAGGGCAGTGGGGCAAGGCCGAAGACTGGTCCAAGGTGCAACTCAACGCCACGATTCAAGGACACAACGTTGCAATCGAAGGCCGCGACTTCGGCGACGCGAAGCTGGTCGCGATCACCGAGGGCGGCATCCTGAAGGTCGAAGCGTCGGGTAGACTGTTGGAGCAGGAGCGCACGCTGGTGGCGACGATCGATCTGCGCGACCGCGACAACTATCCCATCAGCGCAAGCATTGAGTTCACCGACGCGGACATCGGCCCGTATCTCGGGTTGATCGCGCCCGAGTTGTCGGACATCAAAGGCAAGGCGACCGGCACCATCAAGCTCTCCGGTCCGCTGCTCGAAACGGACAAGATACAGGCGGTAGCAACGCTCACCAGGCTCGAAGTCGGCGGGGCCATCTCGGAGCGGCAGACCTACAAGATTACGAATCAAGGCGACATCGTGCTGACCGCCACCCCGCGCGAGGTCACGCTCAATCGAGTGATGTTCACCGGCGAAGGCACGAGCGTAACTCTGGAGGGTACTCTCTCTCGCGACGCGGCGAAATCGAAGCTCGCGGTCAACGGCGAGATCAACCTGAAGCTTTTGTCGTCATTCACACCAACGATCTTCACGACCGGAATCGCGCAGGTTGAAGCTTCGATCGTCGGCCAGCTCGAATCGCCGCAGTTGTTAGGCGTCGCGAATCTTCGCGATATCGGCATACGCATACTCGACTTCCCGATTTCGATGGCCCGCGGAAATGGCCAGATCAGATTCACATCGAATCAGGCAGTAATCGAGAACTTCGTCGGAGCGACCCCCGGCGGCGGGACCATCTCGATAGAAGGCGGGGCTGCGCTGTCGGGGCTTGTGCCCGTTCAGTGGCGGTTGGAAGCAAGAGCCGATCAAATGGGCGCCGAGTATCCGAAGGACACCCAGACCGTGGTGGACGCGCAAGTCACGCTCGAGGGCAATCGAAAGCTGCAAGTGCTGAGTGGCAATGCGCAAGTGAGGCGCGCGGCTTATACCAGGGACCTGACCCTCGAAGAGTTGATCACCACCGGCGGTCCGTTTCAGCCCGATTTTCTGGAAGCCGGTCCCGGAGGTTCGGGAGGTCCATCGGGATTGCCAACTGTGCTGGATCTTCACATCACTGCCGACAACACGCTGATCGTAAAAAACAATCTGGCCGACGCGGTCGGCAGCGCCTACATAAACCTGCGGGGTTCGGCCGATACCCCTCAGGCATCGGGGCGAATACTGTTGACCCGAGGCACCCTGAACTTCAGAAACGGCCGATACGATTTGACGCGCGCGTTGATAACCATACCCGGCCGCCGCGGCGCCGAACCGACCATCGACTTTCAGGCCGAGTCCGACATTCGGGGCTATCACATTTCAATCAACTTCAACGGGACGATCGCCAAGCTCCAGACGAGTGTGAGATCCGATCCCGAGTTGCCCGAGCCCGACATCATCTCGCTGATCTTGACCGGCAGTATTTCCGGGGGCGATACGTCGACCGTTGCGGGGTTGGGGCAAACAGGCTTGGGTCTTGCTCAGTCGATTCTGTCGGCATCGCTATCAGAGCAACTTGAGCGAGGCACGCAGCGATTGTTCGGCCTGAGCCGCTTCTCGATCGATCCACTGCTGGTCGGCCGAGGCAGCGATCCGACCGCCAGGATCACGATCGGTCAGCGTATTGCAAAAGACCTGACGGTGACTTACTCGCAGAACCTCACCTCGGGCGTATCTGGAATAGATCGTGTGGTGCTGGTTGAGTATCGGTTGAGCAACCGGTTCTCAGTAGTCGGGATTCGGAATGAGCGCGGCGAGCTGGGCTTTGATATTCGGTTCCGGAAGAAGTTCTGACGGACGACGGGCGACGGGCGACGGATGACAGGGCGACGGACGACGGGCGACGGCGAAGAGTGACGGGCGACGGCGACGGGCAGCAAAGAGCAAAGAGTATAAGGCCTGAAGATCTGTAGGACTCGAATGTTTGTAAACAGCATCAATCGCATTGCAAACGGGCGGCGCTTGGCCCTTTGCTATTTGCTCTTTTCTGCCCGTCGCCCGTCGTCCGTCGTTCGTCGCCCTTCGCTTTTCGCCCATTGCTATTTGCTCTTTTCTGCCCGTCGCCCGTCGGCCGTCGTTCGTCGCCCTTCGCTTTTCGCCCATTGCTATTTGCTCTTTTCTGCCCGNNNNNNNNNNNNNNNNNNNNNNNNNNNNNNNNNNNNNNNNNNNNNNNNNNNNNNNNNNNNNNNNNNNNNNNNNNNNNNNNNNNNNNNNNNNNNNNNNNNNTCGCCCGTCGGCCGGTCGCCCGTCGTACGTCGTCCGTCGCACTCTGCCCTTCGCCCTGTGCGCTTTGCTCTTTGCTTTTTGCCTCGTGCCTTCAGGACTGGCAAGTGAGGTCGGCGACTTTCTCGGGCGGCAGGTGACGCGGGTGGACGTGGTCATCGAGGGTGCGCCAAACGCAAACGTCGTTGAGATAAGGTCGCTGCTCGACGTCGCGCCGGGCCAGGACTACTCGCCGGTTCGCATTCACGATTCGCTGCTGAGACTCCATCGCTCGGGGCTGATCTCGGGCGCGCGAGTTGAAGGGGCCAACGATGGGGCGAACGGTGTTGCGCTGCGTTTCATCGTCAAGCCGCAAGCTCGCATTGAGAACGTCGTCTTCGAGGGCACGCCGAGTTTTCCGCCAGCAGAACTCAAAGCGAGGTTGAATCAACTCGATGCCGGAGAGCGCCTCTCGCTTGGCGCCGTAACGCGCGGGCTCGGAGACCTTACCGCCTACTATTCTGCGCGCGGCTACTATCAAGCAAAGATCAACTATGAGATACGGCTAGACTCTACGAGCACTCGAGCCGTGGTCGTCTACAACATCACACCCGGAGAGCAGGCTCGCGTGGCGAGCTACAAGCTCGAAATCAAAGGCACCGAGATCGATCTGTCGAAAGTGACGCCCAAAATAGTCGAAGGCCAGCCCTTCAGTCAGGCCCTCGTGCAGGACGCGATGGATCATACAAAAGAAGCGTATTTGAAAGAGGGCTACCTCGCGGCGCGCGTTACCAACAACATCACGACGGACACCAACAACAACTCAGCCGCCGTTGCCATCAACGTGGAATCAGGCCCTCGGGTCGACATTATAGTTACCGGTCTCGATATCAAGCCGAAGGATAAGATAAAAGTTCTACCCTTTTACACCCAGGGCGGCATCGATGATTTCACGCTTGAAGAAGGGCGGCGCAGTTTGTTGGATTACGCGCAGCGGCAAGGTTACTTCTTTGCCGGCGTGGACCGCCCAAATATGCCCGATCTCTCTCAGCCGTCAGTTACCCTGACCTATACGATCGATCCAGGCAAACGGTACAAGCTCAGCGATATCGAGATTGAGGGCGTGGATGCGATCCCACACCGCACGCTCGAAGATCAGATGAAGTCGAAGATGGCCACGTCTATTCCGTTTTTCGGAAGCCGGGGTATCACAAGCGATGACATTCTCCGCCAGGACGCGAATCTGGTCTCCAAGCGCCTGCGCTCGCTCGGCTACCGCAGGGCGCACGTAGAGGTCAGACGCGGCGTGTCGCTGAAAGGGGACAAACTGATCATCACCTTTGAGGTTGATCAAGGGCCGCGGACCTACGTCGAAGAGGTAGGTATGCGCGGCAATCAGGTGATGACCACCGCCGAGTTGACGCAGCGGCTGGAGATCAAGCTCGGCGACCCGCTGGTTGAAAGCGTAGTGACCAATGATGCCGATCAACTGCTTGCCGCTTACACCACGCCGGGATTCGCTTCCGCTGAAGTCTCGTCTGACGTGGTGGATATGGGCAGCGTCGACGGCCAGGACCGCGTGCGATTGATGTTCAACGTGACGGAAGGGAATCGGGTTCGCATTCACGGCGTGACAACGCGCGGCGCGGCTGTCACCAGCACCAGCCGGCTCACCCGCGACTTCTACCTTTTCAAAGCGGGTGAATGGCTGCGCACGGACCTGTTGCAGGAAACCGAGCGCCAACTCTATGAGACCAACGCCTTCAACTCGGTAACGATCAGTTCAGATGCGATCGGCCAAAATGCAAACGGCATCGAAGAACGCGACGTGACGGTGAACGTGCTCGAGGCGAAGCGCCGCGATGTGGTCTACGGGCTCGGTTATCAGACGAATACGGCCAACACCAAAACGATTCCGGCGCTCAGTTTTCTCGGCGGTGTGCGCGGGCTTACGCAGCTCACCTATTACAACCTGTTTGGCATGCTGGACAGCGCCAGCACCCAGATACGCGTCTCGCAGAACGAGCTATTCGGGCAGCTATCGTTTCAGAATCCGCGTCCGTTCGGAAAGGACTTTCCAGCGCTCATTTCGATCTTCGCGCGAAGGCTGGGCGAGAAGAGCTTTCGTACCGATCGCTACACGGCGAACTTGCAAGTAGAAAAGCGTTACTCACTCGACTTCATCGTCTACTTCAGCTACTACTTTGAACGGATCAGCATCTTCGACCTCCCGTGCTCGGCGCCCAGCCCCGATTGCGAGGGGCTTACCCTTGAAGAGATCAGGCGCGACTCGCAACCGATCAGGCTTGGCCGTATCGGGCCGAGTTTTGTGCGTGATAAACGCGACAA includes the following:
- a CDS encoding translocation/assembly module TamB domain-containing protein encodes the protein MRRKLLIGAVSLLSLVLLLLIAVFVYIRSGRLDTYLREQVVEALADVGITATIGESHLDLRGYRVTLKNIELRAGDGKDPFGTIDSLSAQFSVLSYLNQRIQITQVEIIHPRVWIEHDEQGRLNLDVLHAPPSKKEVKEKSITFLTSNFQMTNGEVNFVDRRRHLSAQVSDMAVHLVPLEPASIEDRLNHRLEFGFTKATATVEGRKIENITVNILAHVTDKNAEILSLKDGNGKDDPQFKITSDLGQIKVNGKVESFEPLKYAFTDVQAAAELDQISRVFAPDSKMNGKVGFKGHIEGTGADYSASGSIESKTVSVAGLRVAGLSVRTQVSGREDEYKGKVSLTSTGISGAGLTTSSITFTDSVKGKAGDFDVTGLLNLASLKSGQVTMNSLKGALSFDRDKVNLSRFTAGTLGGSISGSATLAYGGGSSRVDAEFKSIDLDQVATLASAKDVTVRGTANGSAQLTFPRLDYKAATGKIAATFDAAVSPSEKQGDASPAQGEISLVATGRGGLRIERAYVRSNQSDLTLAGAVDWDGAGSLDVNFKSADMSEVQRAIDAFGLIPDDLKEQYEIALAGEGEFKGRVEGKFSAPGVSGHLKLASIKSHDEETGSFEGDLVYTPSLVRVDNAALVRPDGSRADFSVNAPLPAKDNIAIKANVQNFDLAAILNAISPGLKDFVSRGVVNGTVDLKGLPGPRTVEGTAKLTLAGAEFNPAQEEGEEVKKISVSEFTGDITLSNSVVSVQNLKMIVGDSQIVGQGSYNLDTYEYSINADGKNIDLAQLSDAAGSVALTGKADVNVVGQGQWGKAEDWSKVQLNATIQGHNVAIEGRDFGDAKLVAITEGGILKVEASGRLLEQERTLVATIDLRDRDNYPISASIEFTDADIGPYLGLIAPELSDIKGKATGTIKLSGPLLETDKIQAVATLTRLEVGGAISERQTYKITNQGDIVLTATPREVTLNRVMFTGEGTSVTLEGTLSRDAAKSKLAVNGEINLKLLSSFTPTIFTTGIAQVEASIVGQLESPQLLGVANLRDIGIRILDFPISMARGNGQIRFTSNQAVIENFVGATPGGGTISIEGGAALSGLVPVQWRLEARADQMGAEYPKDTQTVVDAQVTLEGNRKLQVLSGNAQVRRAAYTRDLTLEELITTGGPFQPDFLEAGPGGSGGPSGLPTVLDLHITADNTLIVKNNLADAVGSAYINLRGSADTPQASGRILLTRGTLNFRNGRYDLTRALITIPGRRGAEPTIDFQAESDIRGYHISINFNGTIAKLQTSVRSDPELPEPDIISLILTGSISGGDTSTVAGLGQTGLGLAQSILSASLSEQLERGTQRLFGLSRFSIDPLLVGRGSDPTARITIGQRIAKDLTVTYSQNLTSGVSGIDRVVLVEYRLSNRFSVVGIRNERGELGFDIRFRKKF
- a CDS encoding POTRA domain-containing protein, translating into RPSAGRPSYVVRRTLPFALCALLFAFCLVPSGLASEVGDFLGRQVTRVDVVIEGAPNANVVEIRSLLDVAPGQDYSPVRIHDSLLRLHRSGLISGARVEGANDGANGVALRFIVKPQARIENVVFEGTPSFPPAELKARLNQLDAGERLSLGAVTRGLGDLTAYYSARGYYQAKINYEIRLDSTSTRAVVVYNITPGEQARVASYKLEIKGTEIDLSKVTPKIVEGQPFSQALVQDAMDHTKEAYLKEGYLAARVTNNITTDTNNNSAAVAINVESGPRVDIIVTGLDIKPKDKIKVLPFYTQGGIDDFTLEEGRRSLLDYAQRQGYFFAGVDRPNMPDLSQPSVTLTYTIDPGKRYKLSDIEIEGVDAIPHRTLEDQMKSKMATSIPFFGSRGITSDDILRQDANLVSKRLRSLGYRRAHVEVRRGVSLKGDKLIITFEVDQGPRTYVEEVGMRGNQVMTTAELTQRLEIKLGDPLVESVVTNDADQLLAAYTTPGFASAEVSSDVVDMGSVDGQDRVRLMFNVTEGNRVRIHGVTTRGAAVTSTSRLTRDFYLFKAGEWLRTDLLQETERQLYETNAFNSVTISSDAIGQNANGIEERDVTVNVLEAKRRDVVYGLGYQTNTANTKTIPALSFLGGVRGLTQLTYYNLFGMLDSASTQIRVSQNELFGQLSFQNPRPFGKDFPALISIFARRLGEKSFRTDRYTANLQVEKRYSLDFIVYFSYYFERISIFDLPCSAPSPDCEGLTLEEIRRDSQPIRLGRIGPSFVRDKRDNKFDPTSGNQTIGSFFVAATALGGNEAFVKFYAEHARFYPIKRFRDTVFSMSARLGLASPFGGRDSMPISERFFAGGARDLRGLGFEEAGPQILVPKRDSNGDVVKDGNGNTIKVLSPLGGNAVLVLSSEVRFPLFGPVGGAVFSDTGNVFARVRDIKLGNITQTFGFGLRLKTPIGPVRFDYGFLVANKPPNVAGSHKHFTIGQTF